The following proteins are encoded in a genomic region of Paenibacillus sp. FSL R7-0273:
- a CDS encoding carbohydrate ABC transporter permease: MALRMKRLEKTIMITLLVVGGLLMMVPFIWMIGSSFKPENEFTMIPPSLFPSNPTFNNYRDLFVKMDFLVYLKNTLIIVLCSFAGLFLNAMAGYAFAKFDFPGRNKFFYIILATMMIPGQVTMIPTYLIINQMGLVNTMAGIVLPGLVGAFAIFLFRQFMTTIPMDLLEAARLDGAGELRIFFQLIVPIVKPVFAVQGILTFIGAWNSFLWPLIIANDERLYTLSVGLSLLKGQYGTEFGLQMAGAAFMVIPIIIIFVFFQKHIIEGYTISGMK; this comes from the coding sequence ATGGCTCTCAGAATGAAGAGACTGGAAAAAACAATTATGATTACGCTGCTCGTCGTCGGGGGGCTTCTGATGATGGTGCCGTTCATCTGGATGATCGGTTCATCCTTTAAACCGGAGAATGAGTTCACGATGATCCCGCCGTCGCTGTTTCCGAGTAACCCTACATTTAATAACTACCGGGATCTGTTTGTAAAAATGGACTTTCTCGTCTATTTAAAAAATACGCTGATTATCGTTTTATGCTCCTTTGCCGGGCTGTTCCTTAATGCGATGGCCGGGTATGCCTTTGCCAAATTTGATTTTCCGGGCAGAAACAAATTTTTCTATATTATACTGGCAACGATGATGATTCCGGGACAGGTTACCATGATTCCGACCTATCTGATCATCAATCAGATGGGGCTGGTCAACACAATGGCAGGGATTGTCCTGCCGGGTCTGGTCGGAGCATTCGCGATCTTCCTGTTCCGCCAGTTCATGACGACCATTCCGATGGATCTGCTGGAAGCGGCAAGACTGGACGGTGCGGGTGAGCTGAGAATCTTTTTCCAGCTGATTGTGCCGATTGTTAAGCCTGTATTTGCCGTTCAGGGTATTCTGACCTTTATCGGGGCGTGGAACAGCTTCCTCTGGCCGCTGATTATTGCCAATGACGAACGCCTCTATACGCTTTCTGTGGGACTGTCGCTGCTCAAGGGGCAGTATGGAACAGAGTTCGGGCTGCAGATGGCAGGCGCTGCCTTCATGGTCATTCCGATTATTATCATATTTGTCTTCTTCCAGAAACATATCATAGAAGGATATACGATATCCGGTATGAAATAG
- a CDS encoding LacI family DNA-binding transcriptional regulator, translated as MATIKDVAKLAGVALSTASYAMSGDSRVSAKTREKVLEAARQLNYQKNGFAMDLKRSRTNTIALILRDLSGPYYSELIRSIQDVALSNSYDLIACSSMGGKGSTAVRYMMEKRVDGAIVLAHNISDEILHAAAGPRFPIIVMDRLIAGEGLINVVVDGEQGGYSATRHLIENGHSSIAYISGPADSYDNALRYQGYLRAMNEAGLTEKAKWKLSGNFIREGGYKATKMMLMQGELPTAVFYANDEMAVGGMKAFEEAKVTVPGDISVIGFDDIQLAEYIQPALTTIRQPMYESGSLAGHLLFQMLNGDAVNDFYKLKIELMERKSVKIQG; from the coding sequence ATGGCAACAATCAAGGACGTGGCTAAGCTGGCAGGGGTTGCGCTTTCTACAGCCTCCTATGCCATGAGCGGTGACAGCAGGGTCAGCGCCAAAACTAGAGAAAAGGTGCTGGAAGCGGCACGGCAGCTCAATTATCAGAAAAACGGCTTTGCCATGGATTTGAAGCGGAGCCGGACCAATACGATTGCCCTTATTTTACGGGACTTGTCCGGACCCTATTATTCGGAATTAATCCGCAGTATTCAGGACGTGGCCTTATCGAATTCCTATGATCTGATTGCCTGCAGCTCGATGGGCGGGAAAGGCTCGACAGCTGTACGTTATATGATGGAAAAGCGGGTAGACGGCGCCATTGTGCTGGCCCATAACATTTCAGATGAGATCCTGCATGCTGCTGCCGGACCGCGGTTTCCGATCATCGTCATGGACCGGCTGATTGCCGGCGAAGGTCTGATCAATGTGGTTGTTGACGGGGAGCAGGGAGGCTACAGTGCCACCCGGCACCTGATTGAGAACGGCCATAGCTCGATTGCTTATATCAGCGGGCCGGCGGATTCCTATGATAATGCGCTGCGTTACCAGGGGTATCTGCGGGCAATGAATGAAGCCGGATTGACGGAAAAAGCCAAATGGAAGCTCAGCGGCAATTTTATCCGTGAGGGCGGCTATAAAGCGACTAAAATGATGCTGATGCAGGGGGAGCTGCCGACGGCAGTCTTTTATGCAAATGATGAGATGGCTGTCGGGGGAATGAAGGCCTTTGAAGAAGCGAAGGTAACGGTGCCGGGGGATATTTCAGTCATTGGATTCGACGATATCCAGCTGGCTGAATACATTCAGCCTGCGCTGACGACGATCCGCCAGCCGATGTATGAATCCGGCTCTCTGGCAGGCCATTTACTGTTCCAGATGCTGAACGGGGATGCGGTGAATGATTTCTATAAGCTTAAGATCGAGCTGATGGAGCGGAAATCGGTTAAAATACAGGGTTGA
- a CDS encoding alpha/beta hydrolase produces MVYMQMSFYSETLGMSTEAGVMLPLSTPPSAMRDGKYPVLYLLHGLGGDHSEWTRNSAVERYAESRGLALVLPRADRSYYTDMKQGGAYFTYLSEELPRLIQRGFAVSGRREDTFAAGISMGGYGAFKLALRCPEHYAAAASLSGGLDIVRRVTGPNGFRPGEAERIFGSPEELSGSGNDLLALAGKAASGEFRPRLYQCCGTEDFLYGGNRAFLDQAVTAGLDIAYEEGPGGHEWEYWERQLTRMLDWLPL; encoded by the coding sequence TTGGTGTACATGCAGATGTCTTTCTATTCCGAAACTCTCGGAATGTCTACAGAAGCCGGAGTCATGCTTCCGCTTAGCACTCCGCCTTCTGCCATGCGGGACGGGAAATACCCGGTACTGTATCTCCTGCACGGGCTTGGCGGCGACCATTCAGAGTGGACACGGAATTCGGCGGTCGAGCGTTATGCAGAGAGCAGAGGCCTGGCGCTTGTATTGCCCCGGGCTGACCGCAGCTATTATACGGATATGAAGCAGGGCGGTGCTTACTTCACTTATCTGAGCGAGGAGCTGCCCCGGCTAATCCAGCGGGGATTTGCTGTCTCAGGGCGCCGTGAGGATACGTTCGCGGCCGGCATCTCGATGGGCGGGTACGGGGCCTTTAAGCTGGCCCTGCGCTGTCCGGAGCATTATGCGGCAGCAGCTAGCCTGTCCGGCGGCCTGGATATTGTCCGCCGTGTAACCGGCCCGAACGGCTTCCGGCCGGGTGAGGCTGAGCGGATCTTCGGCTCACCGGAAGAGCTGAGCGGCAGCGGGAATGATCTGCTCGCGCTTGCCGGCAAGGCGGCTTCAGGTGAATTCCGGCCGAGGCTGTACCAGTGCTGCGGAACAGAGGATTTCCTGTATGGCGGAAACCGCGCCTTTCTCGACCAGGCCGTGACAGCGGGGCTGGATATTGCCTATGAAGAGGGTCCGGGCGGACATGAATGGGAGTATTGGGAGCGGCAGTTAACAAGAATGCTGGACTGGCTTCCTCTATAA